A section of the Drosophila subobscura isolate 14011-0131.10 chromosome A, UCBerk_Dsub_1.0, whole genome shotgun sequence genome encodes:
- the LOC117903186 gene encoding thyroid adenoma-associated protein homolog isoform X5, with the protein MNDLNLRVAAIKLCAHPKRFAELRDALVPVPHKWQRSSHSFVQQFATASSSAEQVMVIRNCFHARHEQEAEQEARRLAVEQFLASVLFASPLKHSVRNQLIKLFSDQSLAKQLGHPQHTKPQLLAALREALRELAATVAAAEPEPPLSHDQVNDVFVSANACLQNFPYGREALGHELSSFLPLLSIALERYWRDISNGPLALSPTRLNELYLFVQNVLRFHVGVLSEWGDQLPSDAPLQPVQLLAEQVARHRDTPWDVRSIAGLVIAKNARFFDRLAAYLDESSRVLPIECLPIQAAALNVLLPEDYQRFGSQAAEIVDRLLDHTAHEGSLNNVLVYMAKHFHAYSKSLGLPVPHLCPGYERILHALQRFALANICSATDSVRHMCGGIFTQILQHGQASGHVALFQAVYARFEDGSDSLNAGCVALEKLVSVRGAREAIGHCPSLFGRVFPEHLGVDDAVDALFKAMMVASRKEQSFEDWRHQWLELLLEATQDPTKRLSAIEALITQAVKEEPRALRHIWLQNDTALPFSTTLTAILSARNAESNELRQCLLGAHSQRLREALVGQDDHLRLLTLRFVSAAARPSEPLSLEERDIIGHYLQHNINNPSAHIRQLGFGHMLKVMRRLELCLAEHRKRPTATGAEQMDYLRALMALLADNLFHSANYGRRWLSLRLLQSCALMCSRLDMPMKDILTASQAARVEACLWDSYEHNKLVAAQLLVQLQPRTRIQPERVLELLQSLRPPDSLTGAYLLQVHCQAEQVETPLAVQLPPGVRYQPRIYAALQWLLQPLREALALASTNLAEAAKLSPMYGLLLASRHLIELLALKELAREPLWRRYVQDLVAVCMAISEVVLPVVSSVAPEGYLPETSDQETDQQVANVLRRRLDADALRQIQTTPQMVLLCAWRSIKEVSNILGGLVERSPLEQEEQQQQQQQQQQDAGAYLLSGSQLTAIGDHFLLLLAEIKHRGAFEQAYVGFSMLCRRFWHSDAAALNHLPAAWVNEALDMIQGEPQEEEPQAEQSPSRLCPTRRSAGIPYMLQALVCSELKLGTHNTLHRCMLRLLKVCETSQTGAARCHALNIMRALFRSSELADLVGEFVARGIVCTLNGLLASDWAEQNSASLLLATLVVRVFGVERPRDDAGELHIRNRMTGRIFFTRYPELYNYFSRGLAQAALGPRTLHGAQKIHLQSMLMLLSRLYPSSMEGAESTLKLSHFVPDLLQISLCADVLTREKAAAVLGNFVDDQDAFGRLKCILVQMMALHGRLNVPSSAQEAAPMLCHNRIHGQERLLLELYRRLRWSRPNLIRMMLRTLPKVTLDLLGRSVFLFNGMLELLVAILEDVAQGQLEESLIVELRQVYAVSPGRIYDVCRRERLSPKIFQVFGLHLHRLECGAGAAMKHIVEDLCGTEPPPMEIEELKGELLLYVALQDLPPLHPDLVNAGDVKVLSFSSDIVRYHRALTPDQRQELARGIASSPSVHACLRRMYAWGQQGPPHCWSLQLAGRIGILQLLLPLNPIIDLERLLELGLENNAAHVHFGLVLAIKRLMDRQAELPQPIWVLLLEYAQILSYATQPVYLRHKAIGLCERIGTEIGRQLFLGDVEILGRYARLVLLLLVDDDEGLRNDAAVMAEQMLREGVHPQPQPQPQPQPQPKKILANVVFKEFLRHFIASLEKYGSDSGFLLRLFNIIVEPFLLMAQEAPTQEHGALAEDGGDVDLFDKQGCNLYCETLMVIREVADGFTAAFEQDSALLASIEEVLRARVVWSRSEWD; encoded by the exons ATGAACGATTTAAATTTGCGGGTGGCAGCAATCAAGCTGTGCGCCCATCCCAAGCGTTTCGCGGAACTGCGCGACGCCCTCGTGCCGGTGCCCCACAAGTGGCAGCGAT CATCGCATAGCTTTGTGCAGCAGTTTGcaacggccagcagcagtgcggAGCAGGTGATGGTCATCCGGAATTGTTTCCATGCACGCCACgagcaggaggcagagcaGGAGGCACGTCGCTTGGCGGTGGAGCAATTTCTGGCCAGTGTGCTCTTTGCCAGTCCCCTCAAGCACTCGGTGCGCAATCAGTTGATCAA GCTCTTCTCGGACCAATCGCTGGCCAAACAGTTGGGCCATCCACAGCACACGAAGCCACAACTGTTGGCGGCACTGCGAGAGGCGCTGCGTGAATTGGCGGCAACAGTGGCCGCcgcagaaccagaaccaccACTGAGCCACGACCAGGTGAACGATGTCTTTGTGTCGGCCAATGCGTGTCTGCAGAACTTCCCTTATGGCCGCGAGGCACTGGGCCACGAGCTGTCCAGCTTTTTGCCACTGCTCAGCATAGCGCTGGAACGCTATTGGCGGGACATCAG CAATGGCCCCTTGGCGCTGTCGCCCACGCGCCTCAACGAGCTGTATTTGTTCGTGCAGAATGTGCTGCGCTTCCACGTGGGTGTGCTGTCCGAGTGGGGCGATCAGCTGCCGAGCGATGCGCCGCTGCAGCCGGTGCAGCTGCTTGCCGAGCAGGTGGCCCGCCACAGGGACACACCGTGGGACGTGCGCTCGATTGCCGGCCTTGTCATTGCCAAGAATGCGCGATTCTTTGATCGTTTGGCGGCGTATCTGGACGAGTCGTCGCGGGTCCTGCCCATCGAGTGCCTGCCCATACAGGCGGCTGCGCtgaatgtgctgctgccggagGACTACCAACGTtttggcagccaggcagcggaGATTGTCGATCGCCTGCTGGACCACACCGCCCACGAGGGCAGCCTCAACAACGTGCTCGTGTACATGGCCAAGCATTTTCATGCATATTCCAAGAGCTTGGGCCTGCCCGTGCCGCATCTATGCCCCGGCTACGAGCGCATCCTTCATGCATTGCAGCGTTTCGCTCTGGCCAACATTTGCAGTGCCACGGACTCGGTGCGCCACATGTGCGGCGGCATTTTCACGCAGATACTGCAGCATGGCCAAGCCAGCGGCCACGTCGCGCTCTTTCAAGCGGTCTACGCACGCTTCGAAGATGGCAGCGACAGCCTCAATGCTGGCTGCGTGGCGCTGGAGAAGCTTGTCAGCGTTCGGGGTGCACGCGAGGCCATCGGGCATTGCCCAAGCCTCTTTGGACGCGTCTTTCCCGAGCATTTGGGCGTGGATGATGCCGTCGATGCGCTCTTTAAGGCCATGATGGTGGCCTCGCGCAAGGAGCAATCCTTCGAGGATTGGCGCCATCAatggctggagctgctgctggaggccacACAGGACCCAACGAAGCGACTGTCCGCCATCGAGGCGCTGATCACGCAAGCCGTCAAAGAGGAGCCGCGCGCCTTGCGTCACATTTGGCTGCAGAACGACACGGCCCTGCCGTTCAGCACCACCCTGACGGCCATACTGAGCGCACGCAACGCCGAGTCCAATGAGCTGCGTCAGTGCCTGCTCGGTGCGCACAGCCAGCGGCTGCGGGAGGCTCTGGTGGGGCAGGACGATCATCTGCGGCTGCTCACGCTGCGCTTTGTGAGCGCTGCGGCACGGCCCAGTGAGCCGCTCAGCCTCGAGGAGCGTGACATCATTGGCCACTATCTGCAGCACAACATTAACAATCCGAGTGCGCACATACGGCAGCTGGGCTTTGGCCACATGCTGAAGGTGATGCGACGCCTTGAGCTCTGCCTGGCGGAGCACAGGAAGCGTCCCACGGCCACGGGTGCCGAGCAAATGGATTATTTGCGCGCACTCATGGCCCTGCTGGCCGACAATCTCTTTCATTCGGCCAACTACGGACGCCGTTGGCTCTCGCTGCGTCTGCTCCAGAGCTGTGCGCTGATGTGCAGCCGCCTGGACATGCCCATGAAGGACATACTGACCGCCAGTCAGGCGGCACGCGTGGAGGCCTGCCTCTGGGACAGCTACGAGCACAACAAGCTAGTGGCCgcccagctgctggtgcagctACAGCCGCGCACACGCATCCAGCCCGAGCGcgtgctggagctgctgcagtcgctgcgaCCGCCGGACTCGCTGACGGGCGCCTATCTGCTGCAGGTGCACTGCCAGGCCGAGCAAGTGGAGACGCCGCTGGCGGTGCAGCTGCCCCCTGGCGTGCGCTATCAGCCGCGCATCTATGCGGCGCTGCAGTGgttgctgcagccgctgcgcGAGGCACTGGCCCTGGCCAGCACAAATCTCGCCGAAGCGGCCAAGCTGAGTCCCATGtacgggctgctgctggccagtcGCCACCTCATCGAGCTGCTGGCGTTGAAGGAGCTGGCCAGGGAGCCGCTGTGGCGGCGATATGTGCAGGATCTGGTCGCTGTGTGCATGGCCATAAGCGAGGTGGTGCTGCCGGTGGTGAGCAGCGTGGCGCCCGAGGGCTACTTGCCGGAGACCAGTGACCAGGAGACGGATCAGCAGGTGGCGAATGTGCTGCGGCGACGCCTCGATGCCGATGCCTTGCGTCAGATTCAAACCACGCCGCAAATGGTGCTGCTCTGCGCTTGGCGCAGCATCAAGGAAGTGTCCAACATTCTCGGCGGCCTCGTGGAACGTTCGCCCctcgagcaggaggagcagcagcagcagcagcagcagcagcagcaggatgcagGAGCATATCTGCTGAGCGGTAGTCAGCTAACGGCCATTGGTGATCATTTCCTATTGCTGCTGGCCGAGATCAAGCATCGTGGCGCCTTCGAGCAGGCCTATGTGGGCTTCAGCATGCTCTGTCGCCGCTTCTGGCACAGCGATGCGGCGGCACTCAATCACTTGCCAGCTGCTTGGGTGAACGAGGCGCTTGACATGATACAGGGAGAgccacaggaggaggagccacaggCGGAGCAATCCCCATCGCGTTTGTGTCCCACGCGTCGCAGTGCGGGCATACCCTACATGCTGCAGGCGCTCGTCTGCTCAGAGCTGAAGCTGGGCACCCACAACACGCTGCATCGCTGCatgttgcggctgctcaaGGTGTGCGAGACCAGCCAGACGGGCGCCGCTCGCTGTCATGCCCTCAACATAATGCGTGCCTTATTCCGCAGCAGCGAGCTGGCCGATCTGGTGGGTGAGTTTGTGGCGCGCGGCATCGTTTGCACGCTGAATGGTTTGCTGGCCAGCGATTGGGCGGAGCAGAACAGCgccagcctgctgctggccacgctTGTCGTTCGTGTCTTTGGCGTGGAACGGCCGCGCGATGACGCCGGCGAGCTGCACATACGCAATCGGATGACGGGACGCATCTTCTTCACGCGCTACCCAGAGCTGTACAATTACTTTAGCCGTGGTCTGGCCCAGGCCGCACTCGGTCCGCGGACGCTGCATGGCGCTCAAAAGATTCATTTGCAGAGCATGCTCATGCTGCTCAGTCGGCTCTATCCCTCGTCGATGGAGGGCGCCGAGTCCACACTGAAG CTGAGCCATTTTGTGCCAGACCTGCTGCAAATCAGCCTCTGTGCGGATGTGTTGACGCGCGAGAAGGCCGCAGCGGTGCTTGGCAATTTCGTGGACGATCAGGATGCTTTTGGGCGGCTAAAATGCATCCTTGTGCAAATGATGGCGCTGCATGGACGATTAAAT GTACCATCCTCCGCCCAAGAGGCTGCTCCAATGCTGTGCCACAATCGTATCCATGGCCAAGAGCGTTTGCTGTTGGAGCTGTACCGGCGACTGCGCTGGAGCCGCCCGAATCTCATACGAATGATGCTAAGGACACTGCCAAAAGTGACGCTGGATCTGCTCGGCCGTAGCGTCTTTCTGTTCAATGGaatgctggagctgctggtggccataCTGGAGGATGTGGCACAGGGACAGCTCGAAGAGAGTTTGATTGTAGAGCTGCGGCAGGTGTACGCGGTGTCGCCTGGTCGCATCTATGACGTGTGCCGAAGGGAGCGTCTCTCGCCGAAGATCTTCCAGGTGTTTGGGCTGCATCTGCACCGATTGGAGTGCGGTGCGGGCGCTGCCATGAAGCACATTGTCGAGGATCTGTGCGGCACAGAGCCGCCGCCCATGGAGATTGAGGAGCTGAAGggtgagctgctgctgtacgtGGCGCTGCAGGATTTGCCACCGCTGCATCCCGATCTGGTCAATGCCGGCGACGTGAAGGTTCTGAGCTTCTCCAGCGACATTGTGCGCTACCACAGGGCCCTGACGCCCGACCAGCGCCAGGAGCTGGCCCGTGGCATCGCCTCGTCGCCCTCGGTGCACGCCTGCCTGCGCCGCATGTACGCCTGGGGACAGCAGGGTCCGCCCCATTGCTGGAGCCTACAGCTGGCCGGCCGCATTGGCATCCTGCAGCTGCTACTGCCCCTCAATCCCATAATCGATCTGGAACGACTgttggagctggggctggagaACAATGCTGCGCACGTGCACTTTGGCCTGGTGCTGGCCATCAAGCGGCTGATGGACCGCCAGGCGGAGCTGCCGCAGCCCatctgggtgctgctgctggagtatGCGCAGATCCTGAGCTATGCCACGCAGCCAGTCTATCTGCGGCACAAGGCCATCGGACTGTGCGAGCGCATCGGCACCGAAATCGGACGTCAGCTCTTCCTGGGCGATGTGGAGATCCTCGGCCGCTATGCCCggctggtgctcctgctgctggtcgacGATGACGAGGGACTGCGCAACGATGCGGCCGTCATGGCCGAACAAATGCTGCGGGAAGGCGTCCAcccacagccgcagccccagccccagccccagccgcagcccaAGAAGATTCTCGCGAATGTTGTGTTCAAGGAGTTCCTCAGACATTTCATTGCCAGCCTGGAGAAGtacggcagcgacagcggcttCCTATTGCGCCTCTTTAACATCATTGTCGAGCCATTCCTGCTGATGGCGCAGGAGGCACCCACCCAGGAGCATGGCGCCCTCGCGGAGGATGGCGGCGATGTCGATCTGTTCGACAAGCAGGGCTGCAATCTGTACTGCGAGACGCTGATGGTTATCCGCGAGGTGGCCGATGGCTTCACAGCGGCCTTCGAGCAGGACTCGGCCCTGCTGGCGTCCATCGAGGAGGTGCTACGTGCTCGTGTCGTTTGGTCGCGCAGCGAATGGGACTAG